Within the Gossypium raimondii isolate GPD5lz chromosome 12, ASM2569854v1, whole genome shotgun sequence genome, the region ACAAGTTGCGAGTTTATCATGGCAGCATTGATGAGCAAGTTTATAGCATATTTTTGTTGATTAAGAAAAAGACCCtgaccaaaatttttaacctcAATACCAAGAAAATACTCCAATAAGCCAAGATCCTTCAAGGAGAACTGTTTATGAAGTTGTTGAACAACTATTTCAAATGATGACATATGTGATATCTGAGCTATGTGGTAAAATGAATAAGGATGAGTCTGCTTCGGACGAGATAAAACCAAAACTATGAAGAAATTGTGAAGTTTAAAAAACCAATTTTGAGATGCTTGTCGCAATCCATAGATAGCTTTGTTAAGTCTGCAAACGAGAGGAATCTCATCAGCTTGGTGTTACTCAAAACTCGAAGGTTGAATCATCTATACATCCTCGGATAATTCACCCTTTAAGAACACATTGTTGATATCTATTTTTCGAAGGTTCCAACCATAGTAGGTAGCAAGGGAAAGAAACACATTAACTGTCGAAAATTTCACAACAGGGTTGGAAGTATCACGAAAATCATGTCCAGGTACTTGAGAAAAACCTATTCCTACAAGTCTCGATTTAAATCTGGCCACGATTCCATCAGGGTTCTTTTTCACTTTGAACAGCCATTACAACCAATTGGCTTGCAATCGGGGGGCAATTCAACCAACGTCCATGTGTTATTAGACAAAAGAGCATCCTATTCAGCTAGAATAGCTTCCTTCCAATTTGGATCAACAAGAGTTGCGTGAATATCAACAGGCTCTTGATCTTGGAGAGTTGTGTAATATAGCTTAGGTTTGTGATCATTCCAACAATTGGTTCTTGATAGTTCCAAAACTAATTTTAAGgctcataattaaatttatgtattaCTCGGATTTGAATTATCATGAAATTCTGACAATTTGATACTATTTGTTATTGATTGTTTTGGATTGTAGGGGAATACGCCGTAAACCTAATCCGGCGATGGGTACAAGTTGTTACAGCATCATTTTCCACTATTCACTAATAAAAATTGGCTCAATTGCTTAATTGGTCCCTTAGCTAACTAAAAATATATGACTATTAAACTTTTatccttttacgatttaatctttatacctcaattaactattaattcaataaatttattaggtcaaattttattataatattaaattaaactcataaataaatatcaaataataatatttatgagctaaattatcaaaaatagaatTTCGAAATCACCGTTtctaataccactaaaaaaCAGATGGTTGGTTACAAAAACTCATTTAATTTcagttaaaaggaaaattgtTATCAATTCGCTTGGCCTATCCCcacaatttgaattttgaaccCTATTGACAAAGTCAACTCCTGATCCCCACGGTACCCCCGCCTCCCTCCTCCATGGCACCGATACTGACCAATTTTGACGCCGAACCTCCCACGGATATCCTTCGACCACCCCCGCTAAATCTCGGCCTCCGACAACTCAACCAACTTGACATAGTTCCCTTTCACTATGCCCAATAATCCCACATATATAGCAAATAAACGGCAAACATTCATAATTGAATGAGGCTTCCGCAAAATCACCTCCGGCTTTCGCAACTTCTTTCTTCGCATCAAAGGGTCATTTGCATTTAGGCGGACCCTGATACTCatgtaattattcaaataattgcGTTGGCTAGTGGTGTCATAGTCCAAAAACTTGCCCATGAGATTACCCATACTGCCGGCTAAACTCTCCAACGCGAAATTGGGAGGCAAGCATGAACCACCCAAAAATCAGCATATCTAAATTCAATAAGCTTCGGGATCTCAACTTTAGAAAGAAAGGATACAATTACTGAAGAAGCAAGGGGCCTCGGAAAGCATCTTTCGCGAATCTACAGAGTGATAGAATTGGATTAGATAAAGTCTCGTATCACCTATAGGTGTAATCATCGCTCCTTGAACCGGTCACCAAAGGGATAGCAAAGTACTCTCCATAGCCATGAAATTGATAGTGCACTCACCAAGGAACTTTCCCACCAAGCACAACTCGTAGTTGACACCCACCCCAACACCTGCCTCTGAAGCCACCTGTAACTCCGAATCTTCCTACTCCTCTAAGGAGAGGTTGTTGAGcgagaatagaaaaaaaaacacagagGCAAAAGGAAAACACGTGCACACCGTCAGATGAAGAACATGCACTCGAACAGACGATTAGGCTGCACTTCGACAGACTTTTAACATATTACTATAAAGCTAATTACAAactagataaatattaaattttgtaaattgtttaagtttttatgGAAGATTTgagtatatttactttaattgttaattaataACATGTGAATGATAAACTAATGATAAATCAAATTGATCCCAACACTTAATTGTTCTGTAAATTtgaattctattaaaatatatattacgaattaaaataaaaaatcaaaaattaaataaaaaaattaacagatTAAACATTGCTttcaaaacttataaatatcTTGTGAGATATTATAATCCAATATGACAATGGCAGAAAAGAAATCACATCAATCAAATCAATTATCCATATCGCTTCCGGGAAAAAAGAATATCCATACGTTACCACTTCCATCATTTTGTCGTACAGTTTGCACCGCTAATTGCGTGCTTGAATGGAGCTCCACCTTTTCTGCTTTAACACAAGGGTAAATTATTCCAACTCTCTCTAAatcttctttaaaattatatttcagtcatttaactttcaaaagttacataatAGTTTCTAACGTTATCAAATTGTTACATTTTCATCGCTCGGCCGTTAACTTCCATTAAAATAGTAACATTGCACCTTAATTTAAAGGGTTGATAgctaatttgattttaaaatatcaaaatgattttttaaccGTAGCTCAAGGATCAAATTAGCTATCAACCCTTTAAATTAAGGTGCAATGTTACTTTTTTGACCAAAGTTAACAATTAGGTGActattatataacttttaaaagttaaatgatCGAAATGATATTTTAGATGGAGTTTAAGGACAGGTGgtgtatagtttacccttaaagaTAATTGATCATTGAAGCCTAGATGTTGACCATCCAGATTTCtttgaaaaatgataatttaatatttagtcccttaatttggtaacattttaatttgatttttaaattttttttccacatTAGTCTCTAAActtggtaattatttttaatattggtCTTTGCGGTGATATAGCACTATGAGATTGTGCCGCACTATggcttaactttttttttaaaattataattttttatgtaatgaTGTGATACGTGCCAAGTCATCGTGTGGATCGAAATTGAAAAAACTTGACAAGTTCCAAAACTAATatgaaccaaaataaaataaaataaaagatccGAATTATGCTTTGATTTCGATTTAAGTTTCTTAAATTATATTGGGCTTTTATTCTATTggtacataaatttatttattagatttaattcaatttcattcataactAAAAAATCTTTGAaccaagttaaattaaaattttaatttataattatttttattttatagcataaaattaaaattttatatttaaaataaccaaaataatttaaaagtattatcacataaaatattattttagaaaattaaaactgataaaatcaaattaattcaagCCAATAAAATTCgtttggattaaattttaaataaaataaaataaaatattcaaaaactttAGGGGGCTAAAAGCCTAggtaaattgaattatttaataacataaGGACTAAGTTGATAGACTCTCTATAATGAAGGGATCCACTAGTCACTTTCACCGTTTTTTATGCCAATCAATTGGCTCTGCtggaaagatttttttttctcctaaCCCCAAAACCCAGCCCTTAAATGCTTCAACTTCCTTTTTCCTTCCTCATCTACAATTTCCTTAAGGTTTTCTTTCTTATACTGTAACAGCCATGGAAGCTGTGAACATGAAGAAAACAGACCCAAAAATAGTGGTGGCCGTGGACGAGAGTGATGAGAGCATGTATGCACTTTCATGGTGCTTAGCAAATTTGATTTCCCAGACCTCAACCAGCAACCTCGTCCTTCTTTATGTAAAACCTTCACCCCCTGTCTACTCTTCCCTCGACGCTGCAAGTAAGCCACCATTGCTTCTTTGTCTTCTTTGGTACTTCCTTAAGAACAAACAGATAATTAGAGGGTTTTTGGTTTTGCAGGGTATATGTTTTCCACCGATGTGATCGTAGCCTTGGAAAAATACGGCAGTGACATGGTGAATACAGTGATGAGAAGAGCCGAAGCTATTTGCAGAAAATCCACCACCAAAGTAAAAGCCTCTTTGTTTTTATAATCTCTACTTACTGTTTGATGATTTGCCTCTGTCATGGTTTATTGATGAAC harbors:
- the LOC105764070 gene encoding universal stress protein A-like protein; translated protein: MEAVNMKKTDPKIVVAVDESDESMYALSWCLANLISQTSTSNLVLLYVKPSPPVYSSLDAARYMFSTDVIVALEKYGSDMVNTVMRRAEAICRKSTTKINVERIVGSGDAKDEICNIVGKIKADTLVMGCHDYGFFKRAILGSVSDHCAKHVKCPVVIVKHPKQI